Proteins encoded within one genomic window of Deltaproteobacteria bacterium CG11_big_fil_rev_8_21_14_0_20_49_13:
- a CDS encoding 4Fe-4S ferredoxin, producing RVGSGDCRAPSGLAMTIHLDPVKCTGCGQCILACNFKVFNIPWNENAGVVQEKIAEYALGVLKDKRSFYINFLTFLTPQCDCFKTQTKPLMPDIGILVSTDPVAIDKASMDLVEKHAGRDIFKEHCGMDGNLQINHAAKLGLGKLGYNLIR from the coding sequence ACGGGTTGGTTCAGGAGATTGCCGCGCCCCTTCGGGGCTCGCAATGACGATCCACCTAGATCCTGTAAAATGCACCGGCTGCGGACAGTGTATCCTCGCCTGCAACTTCAAGGTCTTTAATATCCCGTGGAACGAAAATGCCGGGGTCGTTCAGGAAAAGATAGCGGAGTATGCGCTGGGAGTGTTGAAAGATAAGCGCTCTTTTTACATAAACTTCCTTACATTTCTGACCCCTCAGTGCGACTGTTTTAAGACTCAGACCAAACCTCTGATGCCCGACATCGGCATACTTGTCTCAACCGATCCGGTAGCGATAGACAAGGCATCGATGGACCTCGTTGAAAAACACGCAGGCCGCGACATCTTCAAGGAACACTGCGGCATGGACGGAAATCTTCAGATCAACCACGCGGCAAAATTAGGGCTCGGGAAATTAGGATACAACCTAATTCGTTGA